One window of the Anas acuta chromosome 12, bAnaAcu1.1, whole genome shotgun sequence genome contains the following:
- the NR2F2 gene encoding COUP transcription factor 2 isoform X1: MAMVVGAWRDPQDDVPGAQGTQPSQAPPVQGPPAGAPHTPQTPGPGGPPSTPAQTNPPSQQNQGDKQQQQQHIECVVCGDKSSGKHYGQFTCEGCKSFFKRSVRRNLSYTCRANRNCPIDQHHRNQCQYCRLKKCLKVGMRREVSSLFTAAVQRGRMPPTQPTHGQFALTNGDPLNCHSYLSGYISLLLRAEPYPTSRFGSQCMQPNNIMGIENICELAARMLFSAVEWARNIPFFPDLQITDQVALLRLTWSELFVLNAAQCSMPLHVAPLLAAAGLHASPMSADRVVAFMDHIRIFQEQVEKLKALHVDSAEYSCLKAIVLFTSDACGLSDVAHVESLQEKSQCALEEYVRSQYPNQPTRFGKLLLRLPSLRTVSSSVIEQLFFVRLVGKTPIETLIRDMLLSGSSFNWPYMSIQ, encoded by the exons ATGGCAATGGTAGTCGGTGCGTGGCGAGACCCCCAGGACGATGTGCCCGGAGCTCAGGGAACGCAGCCTTCGCAAGCCCCGCCGGTGCAGGGACCCCCGGCCGGGGCCCCGCACACCCCACAGACCCCGGGGCCCGGGGGCCCTCCCAGTACGCCAGCCCAGACCAACCCGCCAAGCCAGCAGAACCAAGgagacaaacagcagcagcagcagcacattgaatgtgtggtttgtggggacaagTCTAGTGGCAAACATTATGGCCAGTTTACCTGCGAGGGTTGCAAGAGTTTCTTCAAGCGGAGTGTAAGGAGGAATCTCAGCTACACTTGTCGTGCCAACAGGAACTGTCCCATTGACCAGCACCACCGCAATCAGTGTCAGTACTGCCGCCTCAAAAAATGCCTCAAAGTTGGCATGAGACGGGAAG TTTCTTCTTTATTTACTGCAGCGGTCCAGAGGGGCAGAATGCCACCCACACAGCCAACTCACGGTCAGTTCGCCTTGACAAACGGGGACCCTCTCAACTGCCATTCCTACCTATCCGGATATATCTCCCTTCTTCTGAGAGCCGAGCCCTACCCCACCTCCCGCTTTGGCAGTCAGTGCATGCAACCCAACAACATCATGGGCATCGAGAACATTTGCGAACTGGCAGCTAGGATGCTCTTCAGCGCGGTGGAGTGGGCCAGGAATATCCCCTTCTTCCCAGACCTGCAGATCACAGACCAGGTGGCCCTGCTCAGGCTGACCTGGAGCGAGTTGTTTGTGCTCAACGCTGCCCAGTGCTCCATGCCCCTCCACGTAGCCCCGCTCCTGGCAGCCGCCGGCCTCCACGCTTCGCCCATGTCTGCTGACCGAGTGGTCGCCTTTATGGACCACATACGAATCTTCCAAGAGCAAGTCGAAAAACTGAAAGCCTTGCATGTCGACTCCGCAGAATATAGCTGTTTAAAGGCCATAGTCCTCTTCACCTCAG ATGCCTGTGGTCTCTCTGATGTAGCCCATGTTGAAAGTTTACAGGAGAAGTCACAGTGTGCTTTGGAAGAGTATGTTAGGAGCCAGTATCCCAACCAGCCAACACGATTCGGGAAGCTATTACTACGTCTCCCCTCCCTTCGCACTGTCTCCTCTTCTGTCATAGAGCAATTGTTTTTCGTCCGTTTGGTAGGTAAAACCCCCATAGAAACCCTAATCAGGGATATGTTACTGTCTGGCAGCAGTTTTAACTGGCCTTATATGTCCATTCAATAA
- the NR2F2 gene encoding COUP transcription factor 2 isoform X2 codes for MAMVVGAWRDPQDDVPGAQGTQPSQAPPVQGPPAGAPHTPQTPGPGGPPSTPAQTNPPSQQNQGDKQQQQQHIECVVCGDKSSGKHYGQFTCEGCKSFFKRSVRRNLSYTCRANRNCPIDQHHRNQCQYCRLKKCLKVGMRREAVQRGRMPPTQPTHGQFALTNGDPLNCHSYLSGYISLLLRAEPYPTSRFGSQCMQPNNIMGIENICELAARMLFSAVEWARNIPFFPDLQITDQVALLRLTWSELFVLNAAQCSMPLHVAPLLAAAGLHASPMSADRVVAFMDHIRIFQEQVEKLKALHVDSAEYSCLKAIVLFTSDACGLSDVAHVESLQEKSQCALEEYVRSQYPNQPTRFGKLLLRLPSLRTVSSSVIEQLFFVRLVGKTPIETLIRDMLLSGSSFNWPYMSIQ; via the exons ATGGCAATGGTAGTCGGTGCGTGGCGAGACCCCCAGGACGATGTGCCCGGAGCTCAGGGAACGCAGCCTTCGCAAGCCCCGCCGGTGCAGGGACCCCCGGCCGGGGCCCCGCACACCCCACAGACCCCGGGGCCCGGGGGCCCTCCCAGTACGCCAGCCCAGACCAACCCGCCAAGCCAGCAGAACCAAGgagacaaacagcagcagcagcagcacattgaatgtgtggtttgtggggacaagTCTAGTGGCAAACATTATGGCCAGTTTACCTGCGAGGGTTGCAAGAGTTTCTTCAAGCGGAGTGTAAGGAGGAATCTCAGCTACACTTGTCGTGCCAACAGGAACTGTCCCATTGACCAGCACCACCGCAATCAGTGTCAGTACTGCCGCCTCAAAAAATGCCTCAAAGTTGGCATGAGACGGGAAG CGGTCCAGAGGGGCAGAATGCCACCCACACAGCCAACTCACGGTCAGTTCGCCTTGACAAACGGGGACCCTCTCAACTGCCATTCCTACCTATCCGGATATATCTCCCTTCTTCTGAGAGCCGAGCCCTACCCCACCTCCCGCTTTGGCAGTCAGTGCATGCAACCCAACAACATCATGGGCATCGAGAACATTTGCGAACTGGCAGCTAGGATGCTCTTCAGCGCGGTGGAGTGGGCCAGGAATATCCCCTTCTTCCCAGACCTGCAGATCACAGACCAGGTGGCCCTGCTCAGGCTGACCTGGAGCGAGTTGTTTGTGCTCAACGCTGCCCAGTGCTCCATGCCCCTCCACGTAGCCCCGCTCCTGGCAGCCGCCGGCCTCCACGCTTCGCCCATGTCTGCTGACCGAGTGGTCGCCTTTATGGACCACATACGAATCTTCCAAGAGCAAGTCGAAAAACTGAAAGCCTTGCATGTCGACTCCGCAGAATATAGCTGTTTAAAGGCCATAGTCCTCTTCACCTCAG ATGCCTGTGGTCTCTCTGATGTAGCCCATGTTGAAAGTTTACAGGAGAAGTCACAGTGTGCTTTGGAAGAGTATGTTAGGAGCCAGTATCCCAACCAGCCAACACGATTCGGGAAGCTATTACTACGTCTCCCCTCCCTTCGCACTGTCTCCTCTTCTGTCATAGAGCAATTGTTTTTCGTCCGTTTGGTAGGTAAAACCCCCATAGAAACCCTAATCAGGGATATGTTACTGTCTGGCAGCAGTTTTAACTGGCCTTATATGTCCATTCAATAA
- the NR2F2 gene encoding COUP transcription factor 2 isoform X5 — translation MQAIWDLEQGKYGFAVQRGRMPPTQPTHGQFALTNGDPLNCHSYLSGYISLLLRAEPYPTSRFGSQCMQPNNIMGIENICELAARMLFSAVEWARNIPFFPDLQITDQVALLRLTWSELFVLNAAQCSMPLHVAPLLAAAGLHASPMSADRVVAFMDHIRIFQEQVEKLKALHVDSAEYSCLKAIVLFTSDACGLSDVAHVESLQEKSQCALEEYVRSQYPNQPTRFGKLLLRLPSLRTVSSSVIEQLFFVRLVGKTPIETLIRDMLLSGSSFNWPYMSIQ, via the exons ATGCAAGCGATTTGGGACCTTGAACAAGGCAAATATGGTTTTG CGGTCCAGAGGGGCAGAATGCCACCCACACAGCCAACTCACGGTCAGTTCGCCTTGACAAACGGGGACCCTCTCAACTGCCATTCCTACCTATCCGGATATATCTCCCTTCTTCTGAGAGCCGAGCCCTACCCCACCTCCCGCTTTGGCAGTCAGTGCATGCAACCCAACAACATCATGGGCATCGAGAACATTTGCGAACTGGCAGCTAGGATGCTCTTCAGCGCGGTGGAGTGGGCCAGGAATATCCCCTTCTTCCCAGACCTGCAGATCACAGACCAGGTGGCCCTGCTCAGGCTGACCTGGAGCGAGTTGTTTGTGCTCAACGCTGCCCAGTGCTCCATGCCCCTCCACGTAGCCCCGCTCCTGGCAGCCGCCGGCCTCCACGCTTCGCCCATGTCTGCTGACCGAGTGGTCGCCTTTATGGACCACATACGAATCTTCCAAGAGCAAGTCGAAAAACTGAAAGCCTTGCATGTCGACTCCGCAGAATATAGCTGTTTAAAGGCCATAGTCCTCTTCACCTCAG ATGCCTGTGGTCTCTCTGATGTAGCCCATGTTGAAAGTTTACAGGAGAAGTCACAGTGTGCTTTGGAAGAGTATGTTAGGAGCCAGTATCCCAACCAGCCAACACGATTCGGGAAGCTATTACTACGTCTCCCCTCCCTTCGCACTGTCTCCTCTTCTGTCATAGAGCAATTGTTTTTCGTCCGTTTGGTAGGTAAAACCCCCATAGAAACCCTAATCAGGGATATGTTACTGTCTGGCAGCAGTTTTAACTGGCCTTATATGTCCATTCAATAA
- the NR2F2 gene encoding COUP transcription factor 2 isoform X4: MQAIWDLEQGKYGFVSSLFTAAVQRGRMPPTQPTHGQFALTNGDPLNCHSYLSGYISLLLRAEPYPTSRFGSQCMQPNNIMGIENICELAARMLFSAVEWARNIPFFPDLQITDQVALLRLTWSELFVLNAAQCSMPLHVAPLLAAAGLHASPMSADRVVAFMDHIRIFQEQVEKLKALHVDSAEYSCLKAIVLFTSDACGLSDVAHVESLQEKSQCALEEYVRSQYPNQPTRFGKLLLRLPSLRTVSSSVIEQLFFVRLVGKTPIETLIRDMLLSGSSFNWPYMSIQ, encoded by the exons ATGCAAGCGATTTGGGACCTTGAACAAGGCAAATATGGTTTTG TTTCTTCTTTATTTACTGCAGCGGTCCAGAGGGGCAGAATGCCACCCACACAGCCAACTCACGGTCAGTTCGCCTTGACAAACGGGGACCCTCTCAACTGCCATTCCTACCTATCCGGATATATCTCCCTTCTTCTGAGAGCCGAGCCCTACCCCACCTCCCGCTTTGGCAGTCAGTGCATGCAACCCAACAACATCATGGGCATCGAGAACATTTGCGAACTGGCAGCTAGGATGCTCTTCAGCGCGGTGGAGTGGGCCAGGAATATCCCCTTCTTCCCAGACCTGCAGATCACAGACCAGGTGGCCCTGCTCAGGCTGACCTGGAGCGAGTTGTTTGTGCTCAACGCTGCCCAGTGCTCCATGCCCCTCCACGTAGCCCCGCTCCTGGCAGCCGCCGGCCTCCACGCTTCGCCCATGTCTGCTGACCGAGTGGTCGCCTTTATGGACCACATACGAATCTTCCAAGAGCAAGTCGAAAAACTGAAAGCCTTGCATGTCGACTCCGCAGAATATAGCTGTTTAAAGGCCATAGTCCTCTTCACCTCAG ATGCCTGTGGTCTCTCTGATGTAGCCCATGTTGAAAGTTTACAGGAGAAGTCACAGTGTGCTTTGGAAGAGTATGTTAGGAGCCAGTATCCCAACCAGCCAACACGATTCGGGAAGCTATTACTACGTCTCCCCTCCCTTCGCACTGTCTCCTCTTCTGTCATAGAGCAATTGTTTTTCGTCCGTTTGGTAGGTAAAACCCCCATAGAAACCCTAATCAGGGATATGTTACTGTCTGGCAGCAGTTTTAACTGGCCTTATATGTCCATTCAATAA
- the NR2F2 gene encoding COUP transcription factor 2 isoform X3: MLLPQAGLPKTTARPSALRAEKSLLSSVQRGRMPPTQPTHGQFALTNGDPLNCHSYLSGYISLLLRAEPYPTSRFGSQCMQPNNIMGIENICELAARMLFSAVEWARNIPFFPDLQITDQVALLRLTWSELFVLNAAQCSMPLHVAPLLAAAGLHASPMSADRVVAFMDHIRIFQEQVEKLKALHVDSAEYSCLKAIVLFTSDACGLSDVAHVESLQEKSQCALEEYVRSQYPNQPTRFGKLLLRLPSLRTVSSSVIEQLFFVRLVGKTPIETLIRDMLLSGSSFNWPYMSIQ; the protein is encoded by the exons ATGTTGCTGCCGCAAGCTGGACTTCCCAAAACTACGGCGAGACCGTCCGCTCTCCGCGCCGAGAAAAGTCTCCTCAGCT CGGTCCAGAGGGGCAGAATGCCACCCACACAGCCAACTCACGGTCAGTTCGCCTTGACAAACGGGGACCCTCTCAACTGCCATTCCTACCTATCCGGATATATCTCCCTTCTTCTGAGAGCCGAGCCCTACCCCACCTCCCGCTTTGGCAGTCAGTGCATGCAACCCAACAACATCATGGGCATCGAGAACATTTGCGAACTGGCAGCTAGGATGCTCTTCAGCGCGGTGGAGTGGGCCAGGAATATCCCCTTCTTCCCAGACCTGCAGATCACAGACCAGGTGGCCCTGCTCAGGCTGACCTGGAGCGAGTTGTTTGTGCTCAACGCTGCCCAGTGCTCCATGCCCCTCCACGTAGCCCCGCTCCTGGCAGCCGCCGGCCTCCACGCTTCGCCCATGTCTGCTGACCGAGTGGTCGCCTTTATGGACCACATACGAATCTTCCAAGAGCAAGTCGAAAAACTGAAAGCCTTGCATGTCGACTCCGCAGAATATAGCTGTTTAAAGGCCATAGTCCTCTTCACCTCAG ATGCCTGTGGTCTCTCTGATGTAGCCCATGTTGAAAGTTTACAGGAGAAGTCACAGTGTGCTTTGGAAGAGTATGTTAGGAGCCAGTATCCCAACCAGCCAACACGATTCGGGAAGCTATTACTACGTCTCCCCTCCCTTCGCACTGTCTCCTCTTCTGTCATAGAGCAATTGTTTTTCGTCCGTTTGGTAGGTAAAACCCCCATAGAAACCCTAATCAGGGATATGTTACTGTCTGGCAGCAGTTTTAACTGGCCTTATATGTCCATTCAATAA